In Mytilus edulis chromosome 7, xbMytEdul2.2, whole genome shotgun sequence, a single genomic region encodes these proteins:
- the LOC139482026 gene encoding uncharacterized protein: MNEKVPTAFERIYKHMICTELLLMADCIKQNFDLAVRFLLARHIRSTELGEYLNQSMKENRKDISKAIGWSITKQFCKVIQTPNIIDVWPGFHCRCDQSQRKDDSIICSTEPVIVVEVDKFSNVIQRYFYGIPIEQSFPILGDKQTIKQYTEKKTKVSSPSGNVLHTSVSISSEIAEMFFKKHSKLTMIYTHPLGRTIIQLCCQIKGVIPMGEQHFPKTINGIDTNIAEGHARFVTKIQIGDSICRLGSFTAGTLGGFVQWNGCDAFLTCAHVVYDMKTLIAGNKRERHRSKTNIEFAKLPTKDPKYPSPKTYAGFVVDSDFPGEDRGRTCGTSVDAALVVLQGDTCIDNNDLLNDRTSVVKSMNFLGMKGLYLNDNYITPKALVGAVEAKYVGMISGYVESNVTFEDYDKNDDKFKNKSHGLSLYFKDVKSHLQDIEDECPRPQEIPFEVHFQHWVVPKLDEKLRSGRHYFRFYNQLLLEQFSFEPGDSGTCIYVVEDKTIVRPDNQPNPTGCLAMAIASFYDSKEQKNKCIATPMQAILKTLNLI; this comes from the exons ATGAATGAGAAAGTTCCCACTGCATTTGAAAGGATTTATAAGCATATGATATGTACTGAACTTTTACTGATGGCAGATTGCATCAAACAGAATTTTGATTTGGCAGTGCGATTTTTGCTGGCAAGACATATTCGATCTACTGAGCTGGGTGAATAtctcaatcaatcaatgaaagaAAACAGAAAAGATATTTCAAAGGCAATAGGCTGGAGTATCACCAAACAGTTTTGCAAAGTTATAcaaacaccaaatataattgacgtATGGCCAGGTTTTCATTGTCGATGTGATCAATCTCAAAGGAAAGATGATTCTATAATTTGCTCCACAGAACCAGTCATTGTTGTAGAAGTCGACAAGTTTTCAAACGTAATACAGAGATACTTTTATGGAATACCAATAGAACAAAGTTTTCCAATACTGGGCGATAAGCAAACGATAAAACAATACACcgagaaaaaaacaaaagtatcGTCACCTAGTGGTAACGTTTTGCATACGTCTGTATCGATATCAAGCGAGATAGcggaaatgttttttaaaaagcataGCAAGTTGACAATGATATACACCCATCCATTAGGAAGAACGATTATACAATTATGTTGTCAGATTAAAGGAGTGATTCCAATGGGTGAACAGCATTTTCCTAAAACCATCAACGGAATAGATACTAACATAGCTGAAGGACATGCTAGATTCGTGACAAAGATACAAATAGGTGACAGTATATGTCGATTAGGTAGCTTTACAGCTGGAACTTTGGGAGGTTTTGTTCAATGGAATGGATGCGATGCCTTTTTAACATGCGCCCATGTTGTGTATGACATGAAAACTCTTATTGCTGGAAACAAAAGGGAACGTCATAGATCTAAGACGAATATAGAATTTGCTAAACTTCCTACAAAAGATCCTAAATATCCTTCTCCAAAAACATATGCAGGATTTGTTGTAGATTCTGATTTCCCTGGTGAAGATAGAGGGAGAACATGTGGAACAAGTGTAGACGCAGCCTTAGTGGTTCTACAAGGCGATACATGTATTGATAACAACGATTTATTAAACGACAGAACTTCTGTTGTGAAATCAATGAATTTTCTAG gtaTGAAGGGTTTATATCTGAACGACAACTACATCACACCGAAAGCATTGGTTGGTGCAGTGGAAGCAAAATACGTTGGCATGATCTCTGGATATGTGGAATCTAACGTAACTTTTGAAGATTATGATAAGAATGATGACAAGTTCAAGAATAAGTCGCATGGTCTAAGTTTATATTTCAAAGATGTAAAGTCTCATTTACAGGATATAGAAGATGAATGTCCAAGACCTCAGGAAATtccttttgaagttcattttcaaCATTGGGTTGTTCCAAAATTGGACGAAAAACTAAGAAGTGGCCGACACTACTTTCGATTTTATAATCAATTGCTGTTAGAACAATTTTCGTTCGAACCAGGTGACTcaggtacatgtatttatgttgtTGAAGATAAAACAATTGTCAGACCTGACAATCAGCCAAATCCAACAGGATGTCTTGCTATGGCAATAGCGAGTTTCTACGACAGCAAAGAACAAAAGAACAAATGTATTGCAACACCAATGCAAGCAATTTTGAAAACTCTTAACCTCATCTAG